The Eschrichtius robustus isolate mEscRob2 chromosome 5, mEscRob2.pri, whole genome shotgun sequence DNA window GGCAGAGGTTGTACTTCCATTGTTAAAGTTGGCATTTTGAGTCAACTGAAGCAGGCACGTTACTGGGTGTTGCTTACTCTAATGTGTTTTCCCTTCTTAAGGACCAGCATGAACGACCTTCTGCTGTCCGGCTCCTGAAGCACTCCTTCTTGAGGAGAAGTCATTGAACACACATCAGGACTTTCTTCCCAGCTCCACTACAGATTACTCCGTTACTGCTTCATTGCGGAAATGATGGTTAAGGGACCCTTGTTTTCCTACTGGAAAGTCAATCTAACCCAATTTAACCAGATCCCGCAGTGGCACTAACTGAAAAGTTTCAGTTACAGGTTAGCCTTCTCAAGCTTCAGGCACAATTACCCATATATATAAGAAAATTGTCTTAAAAGAGTTAACAACAGAAAACCTATTCCAGTGTTTATGGTTCTGATTATCCAGGAACTACAATCTCTCTTGCTTTATAcgatatttccttttatttctggccTGTCAATTTTAATGTCATTAAATTGTAGAAAcaagaataaaatgtattttcttgctTGATGGGTAAAGACACTTAATTCTTACAAAGGAGAGTAGAGGAAGGTGAGAAGGTAAAAGGAGTAGAAAGACACTAGATTCAGTTTACTTAGGCAGCAACCTTAACGCTGCAGACTATAGGGGCCTCAAAGTTAACAGGAAGAGCTAAGGGCCTTGGCCTTTCATTACCACAGGGTCCCCTAACTCCTCAGAAGTCTGCACCTACAAGAAGTTGGGCTCTTCAAGGTGTTTCCATAAACCTCAGGCTGCCTTCTCTGTGATTGGTCGTATGTTTTGAGGTCTTCACGTATTTACAGAGTGAATTAGAAAATTACTGCATTGAGAACCAGCTAAACCTAAGCCAGCTGGTGGGATAAAAGCTCATTGATCTGTTAAGGGCAGAGTGGGTGAGCACATAAACTTTTCCAGGGCACTTTTGCTCACTTCACCTGAAGGAAGGACACCCCTGCTAAGGTCACTCTTCACTTTCATTCCCAGAACATTGGAAAACCTTGCAAAAATGAACAGGGACAAGTTGTCAGAATTATTACAAGGTCTTAAGTTGGTGGACTGAGCATTTTTGGTAAGGTTTCGGTTGCTGTGACTCCATTCATCTACTAAATTTCACTGACACCTGTTGTCTTAAGCTAggtctacagatttttttttactagCTACTATCATTTGAAGATGGCACAACTACAAACTAACTTTAGGTGAATTCCAACACCAGTTGTCTGTCAGACTTTGTCAGAATCAAGCTGCTATTTCAGAAGTTTTTGAAATAAATGTGAAATGCAGTCCAGCTGAGATAAAAGCTTTTACTTTGGCCGACATGTTTAGAAGGGTCTTTGCGGGTgtaccttccttctctctctccagttTGCAGAGTTCTtcccttatatttgataaaaattaaagggaTATGTCCCTTATTTTACTTACTTGTATATCAACATAACACCATTTTAAGtagggtttaattttttaatcttagtAGGGATTTCAGCATTCTTTAAAATCTGAATGATTATATCTGACTTCGGAGCAGTTACCTATTTACATTCAACCCTATTAAACCCTATGAGGCAAGGGCAGGGACTAAGACATGTTTATACTGTGTATACAGATCACAGTAATGGACACATGAAGTTGCTGTCAACAAACCTACCCCTCTTCTACTGATATAGAAAAATACTGAACACTAATTTCACAGAACCTTCAAAACCTGTTTTTAATAGGCAAGCCTTGATGTTAAGAGCTTTCTGTTGTTCTGTCATTCACTGTGTTTATCATTGCCCAGGTTGCTCTCTTTATATCTTCCTTTAGGAGGTAGAGGTCCTAAAAGGAGACTGAGAGGGAACAAAGCTGTGGGCTGGGAGGGCTAGCATTCGTTGAGCTTTTAATGGAGAAAGGCACATCATTTAATTCTGCCTGTTGCTGGGGTCGGTAGTGGTCTCATTCTATTAATGAACAATAAGGCTCAGAGCTActtaactttctcaaggtcaagTTGGGATGGCCACCCAGATTTGTCTGACTTTAGAGCCTTCTCCCTGCTGCCTCCCAGATTTGTAGTTTATAAATGAAATCAGTTACAGTTTTTTAAGTTTTACGCCAACAGAACTCCATGGCTGctgataaacaaattcaccaGCCCAGTGATTTTGATGACTTTAATGGTGTCAAagcttttcctttttcacttcgCAGCAACACTGCCTTCCCTTCTATGACTATCTTCCCTTCTCACCATGAACACCACCCCGGTTTTCAATCACATTCAGAAGCGCATTTCATTACATACTGAACGGGTCTCAAGCTCAACCAAAGTAAATTTAACTCCCCAAGTAAAATCCTGAAAGTAATGCCAGCTCTATAGCATCTCCTTAACTTTAACCTACTTTAGCCCACTGGACGTTTCTCAGTGTCTGAATGAGAGTTGCCGTTGTGGAAAAGAGCGAGCTCCGGATTATGGGGTTGGGGAGTGTACAGGATTCCATTTACTTGCTTTACCCACTCTCTCCTGCTTGACGACAGCAGTCCCGAGCCTTTAGTGTACTGAGTAGCTCCAAGATAAAAACTCACTTAATCTGCTCAATGGGCATCAAAAGCCTCCATTACGTACCAGGCCATCTTTATTCCTCACACTTGCTGTACTTGCAAGTATTCAGTTTAAGGCAGCTATATAATAAAGCaacttgcatttaaaaaaagctttCGACTTGAAAGTACTGGCTGTAGGCAGTCTGCATTTTCACGGAACAACGTTAACAAGAAGAGTTGTTGTGTATGGCACTGTGCTGTGAAAAGCTGAGATAGCAAACAGTCCTGAGGAAAGGCTGTAGCACTTTGTCTCATTGCTGACTTCTCAGACTTGTGAAAAATCATGGCTGAATTTGTCTCTAAAGCACTTGCTCCTATGGATTATGACTTGAAAGACCAAAGAAAACTGATCTTGGGTATATGCCCGGACATTTCTAAGGTCTCAATAAGCCGGTTAATTTCATGGCAATATGATTAAAAACCCTCATTTAGTGAAGCCCTATATTGCTTTGGGAAggggtgttggggggagggaaCAGGCAGGTCATATACTAGAGCTAAAACAAAAACGTACAATTTTTTCCGTTATATTAAATACAGCAGGGGGTGAAAGAGTGAAGAAAACAATGAAGTAGGGTGAATTAGTAAATGGGATTACTAATTTTGGTTAAAGGGAATTACCAACTTTGTGATGTTCCTAAATAAAGCTCATGTAatttattacatgaaaaaaaaaaaaaaaaaaaggacgccCTTACTGCTGTTATCAACATAAAATGAAGACAAATCTTTTAATGTGatttcaaaacatttattttatatttaggcTTAAAATTCATGTTAGAGGAAGTAACTTGTCTATCTTAGTTCTATTTTATGAAAGCCATTGCaaggtttccattttctttctcaagtgtgAGGTGCAGGAAAATcggtgagggagggaagggggttgGAAAGAGCAGCAATATTAAAGCAGTTTATGATTAAATTTCTCATGGAAAATTCCCCTTGCAGATAATTGCAATTACTCTCTGCTTTTTGTGAAGGTGATGCAAGAGGGTACACAAGAAAATCCCAAAGTATGAATCAGGATGAACAACTTAAATTCTGGAAACGCTCCACATGCGGTGTTTAATACACACTCAAGTCTACTGCACCTGGATTGGGCCTTCACCACTCTCCCCAATACCCAAAACACGCTTCTATTAGGATTCTTTTCAATGCCATCTATGCCATTTATTCCCTGATCACCCAAGCCTTAAACCTCACAACCCAATGAACAGGTACTATTACTGACGTTTTGTAGATTAGGAAATCAAGGCACAAAGTAATTTACCCAAGGACATCAGCTACTAAGTGATGGGGCTGAGAACGGGGTATGGACAATCTGATCTCAGCGGTCATACTGCTTGATGATATACGAAGTCACTCAAATAAAGAGTAACTTTTATATTAGAGACCTTATTTCCCACATCTCCCAGGGACTGAAAGTTATTTCTGATTCACATTAACAAGACATGTTAGAGCCTTGGATTTATGTAGTCAATAAACAAACTTTATTAATTATTCCTTGTAATAGATACTGAGCTGAAACACAAACTCCTGTTTTAGATTTTCTATCAGCAAACATCCTGTTCAATAATAGTCCTTGGGGGTTTTGAGTACATTCACAAAATGAAATCCCAATTATTGCTGACAACAAATGAGCACATGTGAAGTTTTTCAAAGTAAGGAAGCTGCTTGAAaaacacaacttaaaaaaaaaaagaatgtactcaTTACTTAACAATAGGCAAATAAAGTTAAACCAACCACTAAACAGGTTTTAAGTGAGGCTTCTTCCCAGAACTTGGAAATAAAGGAAATTAGCCCTCAGAATTTACTTTTGAGATTAATGGATCACAGCGAACAGGTTAAGTCACTTTTACGACACCAGAATTACTCCTAGCCACACAGCCTTCCATGTATCTTGCTTATCTAGCTACCTTAAGAAACTTCCGGCAGAATACATACTAGTAAGTTAACAGGAACAGAGGAGtcacagaagcaaaagctggcTGTGCCCAAATTAACATTGTGGAGTAACAAATGGATGCACAGTATCAGACCTAAAACCCTCAGAGCATCCCAGATCCACTGGCAAGATCATCTCTACTGTAATGACAGATGTTTCAGAGGCAAACTTCTCTTACAAAACAAGCAAACTTCTGATTATTTGGCTTACATTTGTCCGCTTACAGCAATCAAATTTCAGATATTAATACAGCTGTGAATTCTCAAATTAACACAATAGTACCATAACTTGGGACCCTAGAAGGGTAGGAACAGAATGTGCTACTTTTCCAATGCAAAAACCCCTAAATCAGCCTATCACAAACAAACTGGTACATGAGATTAGCATGTGTCACCAAGTTTCTCTCATGTGTGGGGTTTATTAATCCTTCATCTGGGTAAATGTGGTTAATGAATCCTACTGCATCCCAAGAAAGCACAGACTGCTGAATCAAGAATTCTCCATAACCAAAGCTCTCATTTTTCTTAGCAAAGACATCTTAAAAATCACCTAGCTATTTAAGCACAGTAGTAAGTGAGAAACAATTGCTTTTTTGTTTAGATAAAATTTGGGAACAGTGAAATATCTTGACAGTAGAACTGTCTCCCTTTAGAGATAttaccatgtttttaaaaatccttatttatttccatagtaaacgcaaaacctaaaatatctaATCAACCAAGGGTACTTTGAGAGTACATAATAGTCATGCATATGTAAGCAGTGGTTTATTTCTAAGATTAGTTAAGGAATAAAAATCAGTGACTTAAATTCTCAAATATAACCAAAAAATGTGCTTAAAATGTTTTAAGGCAAGACATTTGGTAACTAACAAACACATTTCAAATTTGGTTATCTGAAATAGTCATTTCCTTTAAACTATCTGAAACTAGTCATTTCTTTAGTTCAAAGAGGATAGGCCAGAAAAGTAACGTATCCTACATAATTATAATCTGTTCGCACAAAGTAGTGTAAGCACCCCTTATGACATTCTGCATGAAACCATGTATCATGGTAGAAATTTTCTCTTGACACTTAAGAACTCTAACAAGATCGAATCTGCATACACAGAGGAAGATCAAGATGCACTTGTAACTGTTTTCAAAGATAAACCTTGGGGTGACTACACAACTTTTCAGTATTTAAATACCTGCAACAAGAAATGAACCTCAGGGTTAAACAAGAAAAAGGAACTAGGACATTTTGCAAGGTCTCACCACTCAAGGATATTACCATCAGTTTATTTGGTAAAGTAAGCCTCTGAGAATGTTTCTGTGAAAAAACCACTCCTTTGCTTTGGTTCtgaaaatattgtattttaaaatagctaagGCAAATATTTAGGGGGCacagctcaatattgaaaaattagTTGAAAGAGGTAGAAGTAAAGCCTTTCTATGTAATGTGCTTCTGCATAAAGGTAACAAATCTATGATCTTTGATCTAGGGAAAACACAACTAAAAAATGAATCACTCTTTTATAGGACGTTTAAAGATAATGCTTTTTAAtagttcaaatatttttaaaaatctcatcaaAAATGTATCACCTTAACAGTACTTTGCACATGTGGAATTTCATACCTAAATTTGATactattttggtttatttatggCTACTTACAAGAAGACTCAGTAATAATGTCCATTCATTGGAGTCTTTTTCTTTGGTTGAGCCTATTGGGACCAGGCTGATGAACTACTTTATGCAAATGAGATGGTTAAATTCATGGCAATATGAATTATAAGGGTTCTCATTTAATGGAAACGAAACCTAGAAGAAATTCCATATTTTATCCCCATTGTGGTTTACGGAAGCTAATATCCTGTTCAGAGGTTGAAGAGTTTGAATAGCTCACACAATCCTGTAAAAATTACAACTGGCTGCCCTTTAATAAATAAAGTCATTGTAAAGAATTACATTTACAGAGTGAAAAGTGAATACATAGCATTTCAAATTCAATTTTGGAAGTACTAATAAGTACTGACCCATAACAATATACACTAGCTACCTTTTTAACTGTCCATCATTAGCACCAATAAAGATTCAACAAAATTACCTTTATTCTCACATCTCAAAACAATTCTGCAAATTCTTAGTGATAGTCACGGACCTTAAATATTCACATTGTTTTCTATGTCATACTGAAAATAAGTTCACTACTTTTCTGCATATTCTTTACAAAATCTTATTAAAATTCCTGGTATTATCAACCCAATTATACAGTAGCACAACCACCCTACGTCGTTTCACATGATAGCTCCTTAGAGGTTTCACATCTAAATTACCAAGAACAAAACCCTTCCCTCCCTCATCTTGCACTCATCTTAATTCTATACTAGTCCTTGGATTATGTACCACTGTAAAAGTATAACTGTATCAAAATTACCATGTTTATGGATACAATAATATGCCATACAGAGTAACAAAGTTACATGTGATGACAAAGATTACTAAAGTTATGCCAGACAAGAACAAAGTCAGGACGTGCTAGCTAGGCAAAGTCCCTAGAAAGAGGATCCTAGTATCCTAAGTTCAAATAACATTGACCAAATAATGAacaattatcttaaaaaaaaaaattataaagctacTGGCAGATCAGGTAATTGCTAAATAAGAGTAGAGCACGAGGTTAAACTCTCTAATATTTACAACTGCAACATACTTGAGTAAAATTACAATTGTGCACATATCAGTGGCTTTGTaacaaaaataattcatataCATAGAGGAAAAATTAAGACAGTTTTCAATTCAACAGAAGTTGAATTCAACCTATCTCAAAGATACTCAACAGCCCAAAGATTTACCACAGAATTGAAGATTAGCTGATAAACCAGAGCCATGTTACCGGCATTTAAGACAAATTTTAAACAAGTTAAAGCCTATCATTTGTTCCGAAGTCAGAAGACTGTGCAAACTTGACTTCAACAGGAATATACTGAGATGTGCAAACAAATGTAAAACCTCCACTAGCTGTTTACCTGGaggcttacctttttttttttctcagtgagcTTCCTGTTAACAACCATAAGCTATAAATACAGGTACAATGCACAGTCAatgatctttttgttttatttattgttagaATATAAAAGAACTGAACAGCaataagtttaattttatttttatacggAAGACTgcatttacctgaaaaagaaatacgGCATCGCACACAAACGCGCTTCAGGGGAGAAGTATGTTTCAGAACACGGTGTCCTTCTGAACGCTGAAGGACAAGCGATTCCTGTTTACTGTTCAGATACGTAGTGTTCAAGTTCTCTATTTAAGAAAAAGACTTACTAATTCTTCACTAATGTAAGTTTTTGTGAATTTAGTTTTCAAATCACAGTCATCTACATAACCATTATTAACAGCTCTGTGTTTATAGTACTGCAACAAGCCAACAAACACTTAAATGCACTTCACATCAAGAGtatgtaaactttattttttcctcttcaagCCTTCAGAAAATTAGGGGCTATTTCAGCAGCCAATCTGGTCAGAACCTCTGAAGGCAGAATCAGTGCCTCACAGTGTAAATGACCATCTGTGGCACTGCATACCCATCTGGTAGTGAAGTGTCCCCCTTCAGTGGCTTCCAGTAAGGCCTAGAGTTTAAGGTTAACATGAAAAAGTGCCACCTTTGTTTTAGATTAGTGATGGACTCTgacaagataaaataaagttattctgTATATTGTTATACTTACAAGCAGCTCCAATCCTGAGTATTTATGGTAATATctaaacatacaaaaatgtatGTACATTTTTCTCCACTTTCTTGTAAACAGTTGTCAGTATACTGTTTTATCCCTTTATCATTGAAACATGCAAATCATACATACGAgtataaatacacaaaagaaaacaatttacacTCATTCAAAAgccaagcaacaacaaaaaatagctacagtattcaaattataaataaacaaatgcttGAGGCATCTTATATTCCTAGAAGCAGCCAGCCATTCACCCTAATGTTCTTAGCTGCAATTGTAGAAATACTGAGTTTTGCACCTTCCATGCTTTTACAGTATTTATAACACTATCATATGTGGAGATAAAGACTTGTTTACTATAATCTCTTCTTTTCAGAATGAAGAATAAAGCAGCACTTAACAAATATTGAAGCAGTGGCAGTAACAGCAGGTGTTACCACTGCTAGATCAGGAGGAAGTTTTCCAttctaacaatttttaaattaaaaaaggaaaggaaaagtggaCCTAAACAAGTGATCACATGTTCATTCCTTGGGCACTTAGCAGCGAGTCCAGCATGTCGAATGTGTCTTTGTAGTCCATATGCTGGCTGTGTGCACTGAACTCGTGATTGACCTCAGGACCGTTGGTCTCCACTGGCTTCTTGTCCAGTTTCACGAGGGTGCTGAGATGTCCGTAGCCCACCTGGTATGTgacagggggaggagggggtaaGGGATGGTTAAAAACAGAGTTGTGAGAGGATACATACTGCTTAACAGAGGAGGAAGAACTAGATGAACTACCTGAACTTTTGGAACTTTTGCTCATTTTGGAGTGATGGTTGTGAGAGGCATCACTGATATGCAGCTTCTTCCTTGAAGAGCTGGAACTAGAGGAAATGCCATCACTGCTCAGGCCAACAGGACTCCTCAGCACAGGGGGTGGTACCCCCTCAGCACTGTGCTTGCTGCCACCACTGCCGCTGCCACTGTGCGAGTGGGAGTACTTGTGACCGCCGGGGTGGTGGCGGCTGGCAGGGTGCTCCTTGTGCTTCTCCTTGTGGTCCCTGCTAACATGCGGGCTTGAATGCTTGCTCTTCCCACTGCCTTCATCAGAAGAGCTGTGTCTTTCTGAGGAAGAAacttttatcttcattttcagtTCTTCTTTACTGACACTTTTATCAGTGGGTGGTATTGGAATCCGTAATTTCAGCGATCCACTCTTTTCCTTCTTATCTGCCATATATTTGTCAGGTTTTTCAGCATTTGCAAtgggaattttcattttaatgggaGAGGTTACAGAACTGCTGCTGGCTGCCTGGGACTGTACATGTTTGTGTTGCTGTTCTACCTGGGCAGCTATATAATGATCCCTTGCCTCCAGGTCAAGGGTTTCTAGCTTACGTTTTTCTCTATATTTATCTAAAGACATTTTCTGAGGAATTACTCCAGGAGTAGCAGAAATTGGCCCATGGTGTTTACTGCTTCCTGCTTTATGAGTATAATCTTGCTTAATAGAAGAATGGTCAGAAATTTTGTCAGGTCTGTGATGTAATCCTGAATGCAGTGATACAGAAGGTCCCTGCTGGAAGTTGATGCTGTACTGgctaccagacaaagatgtctccTGTTTCTGTGAATACATCTGTTCTGTCCTTGCCGACTCTTGATGCTGAGGCCATTCTTGGTGTGATGACAAACCGTATGAGGTACTTGGCATTCCTGTTGCTAGCACTGACAAATTATCAGACGCATGGCTGTCTTGAACAGAAATATTTCCTGAATTCAGAGGTACTGGTGCAGGGAATGTTGATGTGGATGGTTTCTGAAAACTTGGGTTGGTAGGCACACCAGTAACACTATCTACTAAAATGGAATTCTGGACCAAAGATGAACCAAGAAGTGGTGTTTCTGATACTTGTCCATCTACTTTTGGTTTCTTAGCCGCCTGATTAGCCTAtttaaataaaacacagaagAAGCAATGACAGCAAAGGAATTTAATACAAATTTCTCTGCTTACAAAAATTCTATATTAAatac harbors:
- the CCNT2 gene encoding cyclin-T2 isoform X6, which produces MLQTLGFEITIEHPHTDVVKCTQLVRASKDLAQTSYFMATNSLHLTTFCLQYKPTVIACVCIHLACKWSNWEIPVSTDGKHWWEYVDPTVTLELLDELTHEFLQILEKTPSRLKRIRNWRANQAAKKPKVDGQVSETPLLGSSLVQNSILVDSVTGVPTNPSFQKPSTSTFPAPVPLNSGNISVQDSHASDNLSVLATGMPSTSYGLSSHQEWPQHQESARTEQMYSQKQETSLSGSQYSINFQQGPSVSLHSGLHHRPDKISDHSSIKQDYTHKAGSSKHHGPISATPGVIPQKMSLDKYREKRKLETLDLEARDHYIAAQVEQQHKHVQSQAASSSSVTSPIKMKIPIANAEKPDKYMADKKEKSGSLKLRIPIPPTDKSVSKEELKMKIKVSSSERHSSSDEGSGKSKHSSPHVSRDHKEKHKEHPASRHHPGGHKYSHSHSGSGSGGSKHSAEGVPPPVLRSPVGLSSDGISSSSSSSRKKLHISDASHNHHSKMSKSSKSSGSSSSSSSSVKQYVSSHNSVFNHPLPPPPPVTYQVGYGHLSTLVKLDKKPVETNGPEVNHEFSAHSQHMDYKDTFDMLDSLLSAQGMNM
- the CCNT2 gene encoding cyclin-T2 isoform X2; translation: MASGRGASSRWFFTREQLENTPSRRCGVEADKELSYRQQAANLIQDMGQRLNVSQLTINTAIVYMHRFYMHHSFTKFNRNIISPTALFLAAKVEEQARKLEHVIKVAHACLHPLEPLLDTKCDAYLQQTQELVLLETIMLQTLGFEITIEHPHTDVVKCTQLVRASKDLAQTSYFMATNSLHLTTFCLQYKPTVIACVCIHLACKWSNWEIPVSTDGKHWWEYVDPTVTLELLDELTHEFLQILEKTPSRLKRIRNWRANQAAKKPKVDGQVSETPLLGSSLVQNSILVDSVTGVPTNPSFQKPSTSTFPAPVPLNSGNISVQDSHASDNLSVLATGMPSTSYGLSSHQEWPQHQESARTEQMYSQKQETSLSGSQYSINFQQGPSVSLHSGLHHRPDKISDHSSIKQDYTHKAGSSKHHGPISATPGVIPQKMSLDKYREKRKLETLDLEARDHYIAAQVEQQHKHVQSQAASSSSVTSPIKMKIPIANAEKPDKYMADKKEKSGSLKLRIPIPPTDKSVSKEELKMKIKVSSSERHSSSDEGSGKSKHSSPHVSRDHKEKHKEHPASRHHPGGHKYSHSHSGSGSGGSKHSAEGVPPPVLRSPVGLSSDGISSSSSSSRKKLHISDASHNHHSKMSKSSKSSGSSSSSSSSVKQYVSSHNSVFNHPLPPPPPVTYQVGYGHLSTLVKLDKKPVETNGPEVNHEFSAHSQHMDYKDTFDMLDSLLSAQGMNM
- the CCNT2 gene encoding cyclin-T2 isoform X1, producing the protein MASGRGASSRWFFTREQLENTPSRRCGVEADKELSYRQQAANLIQDMGQRLNVSQLTINTAIVYMHRFYMHHSFTKFNRNGEGGGLKLNIISPTALFLAAKVEEQARKLEHVIKVAHACLHPLEPLLDTKCDAYLQQTQELVLLETIMLQTLGFEITIEHPHTDVVKCTQLVRASKDLAQTSYFMATNSLHLTTFCLQYKPTVIACVCIHLACKWSNWEIPVSTDGKHWWEYVDPTVTLELLDELTHEFLQILEKTPSRLKRIRNWRANQAAKKPKVDGQVSETPLLGSSLVQNSILVDSVTGVPTNPSFQKPSTSTFPAPVPLNSGNISVQDSHASDNLSVLATGMPSTSYGLSSHQEWPQHQESARTEQMYSQKQETSLSGSQYSINFQQGPSVSLHSGLHHRPDKISDHSSIKQDYTHKAGSSKHHGPISATPGVIPQKMSLDKYREKRKLETLDLEARDHYIAAQVEQQHKHVQSQAASSSSVTSPIKMKIPIANAEKPDKYMADKKEKSGSLKLRIPIPPTDKSVSKEELKMKIKVSSSERHSSSDEGSGKSKHSSPHVSRDHKEKHKEHPASRHHPGGHKYSHSHSGSGSGGSKHSAEGVPPPVLRSPVGLSSDGISSSSSSSRKKLHISDASHNHHSKMSKSSKSSGSSSSSSSSVKQYVSSHNSVFNHPLPPPPPVTYQVGYGHLSTLVKLDKKPVETNGPEVNHEFSAHSQHMDYKDTFDMLDSLLSAQGMNM
- the CCNT2 gene encoding cyclin-T2 isoform X5 encodes the protein MKYPRAYLQQTQELVLLETIMLQTLGFEITIEHPHTDVVKCTQLVRASKDLAQTSYFMATNSLHLTTFCLQYKPTVIACVCIHLACKWSNWEIPVSTDGKHWWEYVDPTVTLELLDELTHEFLQILEKTPSRLKRIRNWRANQAAKKPKVDGQVSETPLLGSSLVQNSILVDSVTGVPTNPSFQKPSTSTFPAPVPLNSGNISVQDSHASDNLSVLATGMPSTSYGLSSHQEWPQHQESARTEQMYSQKQETSLSGSQYSINFQQGPSVSLHSGLHHRPDKISDHSSIKQDYTHKAGSSKHHGPISATPGVIPQKMSLDKYREKRKLETLDLEARDHYIAAQVEQQHKHVQSQAASSSSVTSPIKMKIPIANAEKPDKYMADKKEKSGSLKLRIPIPPTDKSVSKEELKMKIKVSSSERHSSSDEGSGKSKHSSPHVSRDHKEKHKEHPASRHHPGGHKYSHSHSGSGSGGSKHSAEGVPPPVLRSPVGLSSDGISSSSSSSRKKLHISDASHNHHSKMSKSSKSSGSSSSSSSSVKQYVSSHNSVFNHPLPPPPPVTYQVGYGHLSTLVKLDKKPVETNGPEVNHEFSAHSQHMDYKDTFDMLDSLLSAQGMNM
- the CCNT2 gene encoding cyclin-T2 isoform X7 — protein: MLLKIFSSIENDGALVIFVSTSKDLAQTSYFMATNSLHLTTFCLQYKPTVIACVCIHLACKWSNWEIPVSTDGKHWWEYVDPTVTLELLDELTHEFLQILEKTPSRLKRIRNWRANQAAKKPKVDGQVSETPLLGSSLVQNSILVDSVTGVPTNPSFQKPSTSTFPAPVPLNSGNISVQDSHASDNLSVLATGMPSTSYGLSSHQEWPQHQESARTEQMYSQKQETSLSGSQYSINFQQGPSVSLHSGLHHRPDKISDHSSIKQDYTHKAGSSKHHGPISATPGVIPQKMSLDKYREKRKLETLDLEARDHYIAAQVEQQHKHVQSQAASSSSVTSPIKMKIPIANAEKPDKYMADKKEKSGSLKLRIPIPPTDKSVSKEELKMKIKVSSSERHSSSDEGSGKSKHSSPHVSRDHKEKHKEHPASRHHPGGHKYSHSHSGSGSGGSKHSAEGVPPPVLRSPVGLSSDGISSSSSSSRKKLHISDASHNHHSKMSKSSKSSGSSSSSSSSVKQYVSSHNSVFNHPLPPPPPVTYQVGYGHLSTLVKLDKKPVETNGPEVNHEFSAHSQHMDYKDTFDMLDSLLSAQGMNM
- the CCNT2 gene encoding cyclin-T2 isoform X4; protein product: MASGRGASSRWFFTREQLENTPSRRCGVEADKELSYRQQAANLIQDMGQRLNVSQLTINTAIVYMHRFYMHHSFTKFNRNIISPTALFLAAKVEEQARKLEHVIKVAHACLHPLEPLLDTKCDAYLQQTQELVLLETIMLQTLGFEITIEHPHTDVVKCTQLVRASKDLAQTSYFMATNSLHLTTFCLQYKPTVIACVCIHLACKWSNWEIPVSTDGKHWWEYVDPTVTLELLDELTHEFLQILEKTPSRLKRIRNWRANQAAKKPKVDGQVSETPLLGSSLVQNSILVDSVTGVPTNPSFQKPSTSTFPAPVPLNSGNISVQDSHASDNLSVLATGMPSTSYGLSSHQEWPQHQESARTEQMYSQKQETSLSGSQYSINFQQGPSVSLHSGLHHRPDKISDHSSIKQDYTHKAGSSKHHGPISATPGVIPQKMSLDKYREKRKLETLDLEARDHYIAAQVEQQHKHVQSQAASSSSVTSPIKMKIPIANAEKPDKYMADKKEKSGSLKLRIPIPPTDKSVSKEELKMKIKVSSSERHSSSDEGSGKSKHSSPHVSRDHKEKHKEHPASRHHPGGHKYSHSHSGSGSGGSKHSAEGVPPPVLRSPVGLSSDGISSSSSSSRKKLHISDASHNHHSKMSKSSKSSGGLRTSQHPRETGQEASGDQRS
- the CCNT2 gene encoding cyclin-T2 isoform X3, which produces MASGRGASSRWFFTREQLENTPSRRCGVEADKELSYRQQAANLIQDMGQRLNVSQLTINTAIVYMHRFYMHHSFTKFNRNGEGGGLKLNIISPTALFLAAKVEEQARKLEHVIKVAHACLHPLEPLLDTKCDAYLQQTQELVLLETIMLQTLGFEITIEHPHTDVVKCTQLVRASKDLAQTSYFMATNSLHLTTFCLQYKPTVIACVCIHLACKWSNWEIPVSTDGKHWWEYVDPTVTLELLDELTHEFLQILEKTPSRLKRIRNWRANQAAKKPKVDGQVSETPLLGSSLVQNSILVDSVTGVPTNPSFQKPSTSTFPAPVPLNSGNISVQDSHASDNLSVLATGMPSTSYGLSSHQEWPQHQESARTEQMYSQKQETSLSGSQYSINFQQGPSVSLHSGLHHRPDKISDHSSIKQDYTHKAGSSKHHGPISATPGVIPQKMSLDKYREKRKLETLDLEARDHYIAAQVEQQHKHVQSQAASSSSVTSPIKMKIPIANAEKPDKYMADKKEKSGSLKLRIPIPPTDKSVSKEELKMKIKVSSSERHSSSDEGSGKSKHSSPHVSRDHKEKHKEHPASRHHPGGHKYSHSHSGSGSGGSKHSAEGVPPPVLRSPVGLSSDGISSSSSSSRKKLHISDASHNHHSKMSKSSKSSGGLRTSQHPRETGQEASGDQRS